From the Clostridium sp. Marseille-P299 genome, one window contains:
- a CDS encoding chemotaxis protein CheC, translating into MKEVKLDSMDSMQFDVLREIGNIGAGNATTALSQMLNQKVDMKVPKIEMLEFKDLSELIGGAENLVVGILLTLEGSIDGMIMFILEKEPAHKIVSMLMAGLGDGSGNFTEMELSALQEIGNIIAGAYLNSLSALTNLTITSSVPYMAIDMAGAILSVPAIEFSKISDKALLIETEFGNKDTEVNGYFILIPTLESYNTILTSLGM; encoded by the coding sequence ATGAAAGAAGTTAAATTAGACTCCATGGATTCTATGCAATTTGATGTACTAAGAGAAATTGGAAACATAGGGGCAGGCAACGCAACGACCGCATTATCACAGATGTTAAATCAAAAAGTTGATATGAAAGTACCTAAAATTGAGATGTTAGAATTTAAAGATTTATCGGAACTAATCGGCGGAGCAGAAAACCTTGTTGTAGGTATTTTGTTAACCCTTGAAGGTAGCATCGATGGTATGATCATGTTTATTTTAGAAAAAGAACCAGCGCATAAAATTGTAAGTATGCTAATGGCAGGTCTAGGAGATGGAAGCGGTAATTTTACCGAAATGGAGTTATCTGCATTACAAGAGATTGGAAATATTATAGCAGGTGCATACCTTAATTCACTTTCTGCACTAACAAATTTAACGATTACTTCAAGTGTGCCGTACATGGCAATTGATATGGCTGGAGCTATTTTAAGTGTTCCGGCAATTGAGTTTAGTAAAATTAGTGATAAGGCTTTATTAATAGAGACAGAATTCGGAAATAAGGATACTGAAGTTAATGGTTACTTTATTTTAATACCAACCTTGGAATCTTATAATACGATTTTAACGTCCCTAGGAATGTAG
- a CDS encoding chemotaxis protein CheW → MEKNYSIATDSKQYIVIKLGNEQYGINIAYIDNIVRMQRITRVPKAQPYFKGVINIRGEIIPVMSLRLKFDLEPDEITNATRIIIIKLEPQAAIGFIVDEVKEVITLEDENIDFNSGVSNDDRTAYLYGVGKHGDTLISLLNLPAVIIDKEKEVRM, encoded by the coding sequence ATGGAAAAAAATTATAGTATAGCAACAGATTCAAAGCAATATATCGTGATTAAGCTTGGGAATGAACAATATGGAATTAATATTGCATACATTGATAACATTGTTCGTATGCAACGAATCACAAGAGTTCCTAAAGCACAACCTTATTTTAAAGGGGTAATTAATATTCGCGGTGAAATCATACCTGTTATGAGCCTACGTTTAAAGTTTGATTTAGAGCCAGATGAAATAACAAATGCTACTAGAATCATTATTATTAAATTAGAACCACAAGCTGCAATTGGCTTTATTGTAGATGAGGTAAAAGAAGTAATCACGTTAGAAGATGAGAACATCGACTTTAATTCTGGTGTTTCTAACGATGATAGAACTGCTTACTTATATGGCGTAGGAAAGCATGGGGATACTTTGATTTCATTATTAAATTTGCCTGCTGTTATTATTGACAAGGAAAAAGAAGTAAGAATGTAA
- a CDS encoding flagellar brake protein has translation MWGNILSIGDKIELFHCSNRLGTVSKPKIYMSQLLDLQDINKASIAMPIQKGRVVLLDVGETYSLCFYTKNGLYQCKAVVTERFRNQNLFIANVEFTSELEKNQRRQYYRLECLIDFKFGAVVEEGQDPKTWISGVIIDISGGGIRFYSQKQLQADMLIVSFSLFTTQGLKNFKIESKIISCLPTSNRNAKYEYRVEFSNIKKEDREIIVRYIFEEERKRRRKERGLN, from the coding sequence ATGTGGGGAAATATACTATCAATAGGAGATAAAATTGAATTGTTTCATTGTAGCAATCGACTAGGTACTGTCTCTAAGCCTAAAATTTATATGAGTCAATTGCTAGATTTACAAGATATTAATAAAGCTAGTATTGCAATGCCAATTCAAAAAGGTAGAGTTGTACTACTTGATGTGGGAGAAACATATTCACTTTGTTTTTATACAAAAAATGGTTTGTATCAATGCAAAGCAGTTGTTACAGAACGTTTTCGTAATCAAAATTTATTTATAGCAAATGTGGAATTTACTTCTGAGCTAGAAAAAAATCAAAGAAGGCAGTACTACCGGTTAGAATGTTTGATTGATTTTAAATTTGGCGCAGTAGTAGAAGAAGGGCAAGACCCTAAAACTTGGATCAGTGGAGTTATTATAGATATAAGCGGCGGCGGAATTCGATTTTATTCGCAAAAGCAACTACAAGCTGATATGTTAATAGTATCCTTTTCATTATTTACAACACAGGGACTCAAAAACTTTAAAATCGAATCCAAAATTATAAGTTGCCTACCAACTTCAAACCGTAATGCAAAATATGAGTACCGTGTAGAGTTTTCTAATATTAAGAAAGAAGACAGAGAAATTATTGTACGTTATATCTTTGAAGAAGAGCGCAAGAGGCGACGAAAAGAAAGAGGTCTAAATTAA
- a CDS encoding chemotaxis protein CheD, which translates to MGEMIKVGMADMNVCVAPNAITTLGLGSCVGIVLYDPTKKIAGLVHVMLPDSTKIRNNENIAKFADTGIDELIKRLLRMGALRASLKAKIAGGAQMFAFQSNNEMLRVGERNVEATKQILHQLKIPIVAEDTGLNYGRTIEFYPESGDLIIKSVGKPLKTL; encoded by the coding sequence ATGGGGGAGATGATAAAGGTTGGAATGGCAGACATGAATGTATGTGTCGCGCCGAATGCAATAACAACACTTGGGTTAGGCTCTTGTGTCGGTATTGTTCTGTATGATCCAACAAAGAAAATAGCCGGTTTGGTGCATGTTATGTTACCTGATAGTACGAAGATACGAAACAATGAAAACATTGCTAAATTTGCAGATACTGGAATAGATGAATTAATTAAAAGACTTTTAAGAATGGGAGCATTAAGAGCTTCTCTTAAAGCTAAAATCGCTGGAGGAGCACAGATGTTTGCGTTTCAATCCAATAATGAAATGTTAAGAGTCGGTGAAAGAAATGTAGAAGCAACAAAACAAATATTACATCAACTTAAAATACCAATTGTTGCAGAAGATACAGGCTTAAATTATGGTAGAACAATAGAATTTTATCCAGAAAGTGGAGATCTTATTATAAAATCAGTAGGAAAACCACTAAAAACATTATGA
- a CDS encoding FliA/WhiG family RNA polymerase sigma factor, whose product MNIEGRNKLWELYSKKKTPEIREKIILEYANLVKIIAGRLSIYLGYNVEYDDLVGYGTFGLIDAIDKFDYEKGVKFETYASLRIRGAILDQIRKMDWIPRTLRQKQKKLDAAYQKIENIYGRIATDDEIAAELDISLNELETWQNQTKITNLVSLDEYMEQGEGKLESSYSGDYAQPEKVVEKKELKELLIGALEYLTEKEKKVIVLYYYEDLTLKEISAILEVSESRISQLHTKAIQKMRIKLGNYIELFMR is encoded by the coding sequence ATGAATATTGAGGGTAGAAATAAACTTTGGGAATTGTATAGTAAAAAGAAAACACCTGAAATTCGTGAAAAGATAATCCTTGAATATGCTAATCTTGTAAAGATTATTGCGGGGAGGCTTAGTATTTACTTAGGATATAATGTGGAGTACGATGATTTGGTTGGTTATGGAACCTTTGGTTTAATCGACGCCATCGATAAATTTGACTATGAAAAAGGTGTTAAATTTGAAACATACGCTTCTCTTCGAATTCGAGGAGCTATATTAGATCAAATACGTAAAATGGATTGGATTCCAAGGACTTTACGTCAAAAGCAAAAAAAGTTGGATGCAGCATATCAAAAAATTGAGAATATCTATGGAAGAATAGCAACCGATGATGAAATTGCTGCAGAACTAGATATTTCGTTAAATGAACTAGAAACTTGGCAGAACCAAACAAAAATAACAAATTTGGTTTCGCTTGATGAATATATGGAACAAGGGGAAGGGAAATTAGAAAGTAGTTATAGTGGGGATTATGCACAACCAGAAAAAGTGGTAGAAAAGAAAGAGCTAAAAGAACTTCTAATAGGCGCGTTAGAATATTTAACTGAAAAAGAAAAAAAAGTAATCGTTCTTTACTATTATGAAGATTTAACATTAAAAGAGATAAGCGCAATATTAGAGGTTTCTGAATCAAGAATATCACAATTACACACCAAGGCAATACAGAAAATGAGAATAAAACTGGGTAACTATATTGAATTATTTATGCGTTAA
- the flhF gene encoding flagellar biosynthesis protein FlhF, which produces MIIKKFQANTETEAIMLAKDDLGKDAIVMNIKTIRPRGIFKFFKNSTVEITAAVDEYRNKATEVQKEPMTNSIYENSRSESKQNSFEQELEYQKGSNQVTEDLPSSSIEMKLNNLQAMLEKQISESAKKDVEEKQSNKEETENKELPWIQLIYNQLLANEVDEKIINDIIGEIEPSLKKDATIDSILASIYQKIILKLGQTQTISITEGKTKYIFFIGPTGVGKTTTIAKIASSIKVEKKGKIALITSDTYRIAAVEQLRTYANILDVPLRVIYSYNEMEEVREDFKDYDIVLVDTAGRSHRSREQRDDIEKLINSIPKEDREIYLVLSATTKNKDLVRITDAYSEITDYRLIFTKLDETTSIGNIFNIKMLTGAPLSYVTHGQNVPDDISKIDAQQIAKQLLGGNE; this is translated from the coding sequence ATGATTATTAAGAAATTTCAAGCCAATACAGAAACAGAGGCAATTATGCTAGCTAAGGATGACCTTGGAAAAGATGCTATTGTCATGAATATTAAAACAATACGTCCAAGAGGTATATTTAAATTCTTTAAGAATTCAACCGTAGAAATTACTGCAGCAGTGGATGAATATAGGAATAAAGCAACTGAAGTACAAAAAGAACCTATGACGAACTCCATTTATGAAAATTCTAGATCTGAGTCGAAACAAAATAGTTTTGAGCAAGAATTAGAATATCAAAAAGGCTCGAATCAAGTAACAGAAGATTTACCATCATCATCAATAGAGATGAAACTTAATAATCTTCAAGCAATGTTAGAAAAACAAATTTCAGAGTCTGCTAAAAAAGATGTCGAAGAAAAACAAAGTAATAAAGAGGAAACAGAGAATAAAGAATTACCTTGGATACAACTTATTTATAATCAATTATTGGCAAATGAAGTAGATGAAAAGATTATAAATGATATTATAGGAGAGATAGAACCTTCTTTAAAGAAAGATGCAACGATTGATAGTATACTTGCAAGTATATATCAGAAAATTATTTTAAAACTTGGTCAAACACAGACGATAAGTATTACTGAAGGTAAGACAAAATATATCTTTTTTATCGGCCCAACAGGAGTTGGAAAGACTACTACTATTGCAAAGATTGCCTCTAGTATCAAAGTAGAGAAAAAAGGAAAGATTGCTTTGATAACTTCTGATACATACCGTATCGCCGCTGTTGAACAGCTTAGAACTTATGCAAATATTTTAGATGTTCCACTTCGTGTTATCTATTCTTATAATGAAATGGAAGAGGTGCGGGAAGATTTTAAAGACTATGATATTGTTTTAGTTGATACTGCAGGACGTTCTCATCGTTCAAGGGAACAAAGAGATGATATAGAAAAATTAATTAATAGCATTCCAAAAGAAGATAGAGAAATATATCTCGTTTTAAGTGCAACTACGAAAAATAAAGACTTAGTTCGTATTACAGATGCTTATTCAGAAATAACAGACTATAGATTGATTTTTACTAAGTTGGATGAAACTACATCAATAGGAAATATTTTTAATATTAAAATGTTAACAGGAGCTCCTTTGTCATATGTGACACACGGTCAGAATGTACCAGATGACATTTCTAAAATCGATGCACAGCAAATTGCAAAGCAACTTTTGGGGGGCAACGAATAA
- the flhA gene encoding flagellar biosynthesis protein FlhA: MKKTDLAIGIYIISAIIFLIIPMPAILLDVLLALNISIAMIVLFNALFSQEVLNMSTFPSILLFTTVFRISLNVSSTRLILTTGDPGQVVRQFGEFVGGGDVVIGVIVFVILILVQFMVINKGSERVSEVTARFTLDAMPGKQMAIDADLNTGAITDAQARERREKIQEESSFFGAMDGATKYVKGDAIAGLIITVINMVGGVVMGMTRMNLSAGAAFQEYAILSIGDGLVSQIPSLMISLSTGILVTKVSKEADIGDLLVKQLFSIPKVLYMVGAALIFLGVVTPLPFIVFVSYGIVFIVVGRTISKRVRIASIEEEAATDEVSADEIRRPENVVSLLQVDQIELEFGYGIIPLADVNQGGDLLDRVVLIRRQIALEYGCVVPTIRLRDNIQLNPNQYVIKIKGIPVSSGEILFDHYMAMNPGYVEEEITGIPTFEPSFHLPALWITEAQRERAESFGYTVVDPPSIIATHLTEVIKTHLDELLTRQDVQNLINNIQEANQTLIGELVPKLLGVGEIQKVLQNLLREGISIRDLITIFETLADYAPTTRDTDVLTEYVRQALKRAISNKYFGDSDSTSVVTLDPKIEQEIMNSVKQTEQGAYLNLDPDKTQHIMQSVKTEVEKLEKLGRNPIIITSPIVRMYFKKLTKDYFNDLIVISYNEIESDVELQSVGMVTA, encoded by the coding sequence ATGAAGAAGACAGACTTGGCCATTGGGATTTATATTATATCAGCAATTATATTCTTAATCATACCAATGCCAGCAATATTACTGGATGTATTATTAGCACTTAATATATCCATAGCTATGATTGTATTATTCAATGCACTATTTTCGCAAGAAGTGCTAAACATGTCAACATTTCCAAGTATACTGTTATTTACCACAGTATTTCGTATATCTCTAAACGTCTCATCAACAAGATTAATTCTTACAACAGGAGATCCTGGTCAGGTTGTTCGACAGTTTGGAGAATTCGTTGGTGGTGGTGATGTTGTAATTGGTGTCATAGTGTTTGTCATATTAATTCTTGTTCAGTTTATGGTTATTAATAAGGGCTCAGAACGTGTATCTGAAGTAACAGCACGTTTTACATTAGATGCTATGCCTGGTAAACAGATGGCAATTGATGCCGATCTTAATACAGGTGCAATTACAGATGCGCAAGCAAGAGAGCGTAGAGAAAAAATTCAAGAAGAATCCAGTTTCTTTGGAGCTATGGATGGTGCTACGAAATACGTAAAAGGAGATGCAATTGCTGGACTTATAATCACCGTAATTAATATGGTTGGTGGAGTCGTTATGGGAATGACAAGAATGAATTTGTCTGCTGGTGCAGCATTTCAAGAATATGCAATTCTTTCAATCGGTGATGGTCTGGTAAGCCAGATTCCTTCTCTTATGATTTCACTTAGTACTGGTATTCTTGTTACCAAGGTTTCTAAGGAAGCGGATATTGGAGATTTACTTGTAAAACAATTATTCTCCATACCTAAAGTATTATATATGGTTGGTGCTGCTTTAATCTTTTTAGGAGTAGTAACACCTTTGCCGTTTATTGTATTTGTAAGTTATGGTATCGTCTTTATTGTTGTTGGACGAACAATTTCCAAACGCGTTCGTATTGCAAGTATTGAAGAGGAAGCTGCAACGGATGAAGTTTCAGCAGATGAAATTAGAAGACCAGAAAATGTTGTTTCATTATTACAGGTAGATCAAATTGAACTTGAATTTGGATATGGTATTATACCACTTGCAGATGTCAATCAAGGTGGAGATTTATTGGATCGAGTTGTTTTAATTCGTCGCCAAATTGCTTTAGAATATGGGTGTGTAGTACCTACAATACGTTTGAGAGATAATATTCAATTAAATCCAAATCAATATGTTATTAAGATAAAAGGGATTCCAGTAAGTAGTGGTGAAATATTATTTGATCACTATATGGCAATGAATCCTGGTTATGTAGAAGAAGAAATCACAGGTATTCCAACCTTTGAACCTTCCTTCCATTTGCCAGCATTATGGATTACTGAAGCACAAAGGGAAAGAGCAGAATCCTTTGGATATACGGTAGTTGATCCTCCATCGATTATCGCTACTCATTTAACAGAAGTAATTAAGACGCATCTTGATGAATTACTTACTAGACAGGATGTACAAAATCTTATTAATAATATTCAGGAAGCAAACCAGACATTGATTGGGGAATTGGTACCAAAATTACTTGGAGTTGGTGAAATTCAAAAAGTTTTACAAAACTTATTACGTGAAGGTATCTCCATCAGAGATTTAATTACTATTTTTGAAACCTTAGCAGATTATGCACCGACAACGAGAGATACCGATGTGCTAACTGAGTATGTTAGACAAGCTTTAAAACGCGCAATCTCTAATAAATACTTTGGAGATAGCGATTCTACAAGTGTAGTAACACTTGATCCAAAGATAGAACAAGAGATTATGAATTCCGTAAAACAAACAGAACAGGGTGCTTATTTGAATTTAGATCCTGATAAAACGCAGCATATTATGCAATCAGTGAAAACTGAAGTAGAAAAATTGGAGAAACTAGGTAGAAATCCGATTATTATTACATCTCCAATCGTAAGAATGTATTTTAAAAAGTTAACAAAAGATTATTTTAATGACTTAATTGTGATTTCATATAACGAAATAGAATCCGATGTAGAATTACAGTCAGTAGGGATGGTGACAGCATAA
- a CDS encoding chemotaxis protein CheA — protein MDVSQYLEIFIDETKEHLQSLNEQLLILEKEPDNSETINEIFRAAHSLKGMAGTMGYKKMQRLTHDMENVFSEIRTGNMSVKDELVDVLFRGLDALEFYLANIINSGNEGNEDYEEIIAALNRILKDGLSSKNEEKLGNAAANSDNVSESSTQTNVKEDGDAKEGIQRKLTLADHEERAIAKMQEEGGNAFEIRVYIQESCILKAARAFLVFKAFEEIGDVIKSSPEVQDIEDEHFDFDFSVVLLTKESAEKVEKLVLSISEIKDVKIHKIETKEEIETSVDNHESSEVKENAKAAAKSSTQNKSGAVASNQHTAKPVVNRSVRVDIEKLDDLMNLVSELIIAKNGLVSMNDNEAKSRDNSNFHEQIEYLERITTNLHQSVMKVRMVPIESVVNRFPRMIRDLSKKLGKHMELYMTGEDTELDRTVIDEIGDPLMHLLRNAADHGLESNEERIRLGKPEMGSIFLDAYQEGNNVVIEVRDDGAGIDVEKVKQSAINKGTITEEQASVMTDKEIIDLLFKPSFSTAKVISDVSGRGVGLDVVKTKIEALGGSIETKTVLGQGSKFIIHLPLTLAIIQALMVELGSEKYAIPLGSIETIESVPSKDIKYVQTKEVIHLRGNVIPLIRLNKVLDVMDSVEGANELTVVIVKKGDKLAGLVVDNLIGQLEIVIKSIGKYINNSKMISGATILGDGEIALILDVNALV, from the coding sequence ATGGATGTTAGCCAATATTTAGAGATATTTATTGATGAGACGAAGGAACATCTTCAGAGTTTAAATGAACAGTTATTAATACTGGAAAAAGAACCTGATAATAGTGAGACAATCAATGAAATCTTTCGAGCAGCACATTCTTTAAAAGGAATGGCGGGTACAATGGGTTATAAGAAAATGCAGCGATTAACACATGACATGGAAAATGTTTTTTCAGAAATACGTACTGGAAATATGAGTGTAAAAGATGAGTTAGTCGATGTATTGTTTCGTGGTTTAGATGCTTTGGAATTCTACTTAGCGAATATTATTAACTCTGGAAACGAAGGTAATGAAGATTATGAGGAAATTATAGCTGCACTGAATCGTATTTTAAAAGATGGCCTTTCAAGTAAAAACGAAGAAAAGCTTGGCAATGCAGCTGCGAATTCTGACAATGTTTCAGAGTCTTCTACGCAAACAAATGTAAAAGAAGATGGTGATGCAAAAGAGGGAATACAAAGAAAGTTAACTCTTGCAGATCATGAAGAACGTGCAATCGCTAAGATGCAAGAAGAAGGCGGAAATGCTTTTGAAATTAGAGTGTATATTCAAGAAAGCTGTATTTTAAAGGCAGCAAGAGCATTCTTAGTATTTAAAGCCTTTGAAGAAATTGGAGATGTTATAAAATCCAGTCCTGAGGTGCAAGACATAGAAGATGAGCATTTTGATTTTGATTTTTCTGTTGTTTTACTGACAAAAGAATCTGCTGAGAAGGTCGAAAAGCTTGTGCTTAGCATTTCAGAGATTAAGGACGTTAAGATACATAAAATTGAGACAAAAGAAGAAATTGAAACTTCGGTAGATAACCATGAGAGTAGCGAAGTTAAAGAGAATGCAAAAGCTGCGGCTAAGAGCAGTACACAAAACAAAAGTGGTGCAGTGGCATCCAATCAACATACTGCAAAACCAGTAGTGAATCGTTCAGTACGTGTTGATATTGAGAAATTAGACGATTTAATGAATTTAGTTAGTGAGTTAATCATTGCAAAAAATGGACTGGTTTCCATGAATGATAATGAAGCAAAATCTAGAGATAATTCGAATTTCCATGAACAAATTGAGTACTTAGAACGCATAACAACAAATCTTCACCAATCAGTTATGAAGGTGCGAATGGTACCAATTGAAAGTGTAGTCAATCGTTTTCCACGTATGATTCGTGATTTATCAAAAAAACTTGGTAAACATATGGAATTATATATGACGGGTGAAGATACCGAACTTGATCGTACCGTAATTGATGAAATTGGGGATCCATTGATGCATTTATTAAGAAATGCAGCAGATCATGGACTTGAGTCCAATGAAGAAAGAATTCGATTAGGAAAACCTGAAATGGGCTCTATATTCTTAGATGCATACCAAGAAGGTAACAATGTTGTGATTGAAGTTCGTGATGACGGTGCAGGAATCGATGTTGAGAAAGTAAAACAAAGTGCTATAAATAAAGGCACAATTACAGAAGAACAAGCCTCTGTAATGACAGATAAAGAAATTATCGATTTGCTATTTAAACCAAGTTTTTCAACAGCAAAGGTAATCTCCGATGTATCAGGTCGAGGTGTTGGTCTAGATGTTGTAAAAACAAAAATAGAAGCTTTAGGCGGTAGCATAGAAACCAAGACAGTATTAGGACAGGGAAGCAAATTTATTATTCACCTTCCACTTACCTTAGCTATTATTCAAGCATTGATGGTTGAACTTGGGTCAGAAAAATATGCAATTCCACTAGGAAGCATAGAGACGATTGAAAGCGTACCATCAAAGGATATTAAGTACGTACAAACAAAAGAAGTGATTCATCTTCGTGGCAACGTAATTCCACTCATTCGTTTAAACAAGGTGCTTGATGTTATGGATAGTGTAGAGGGAGCAAATGAGTTAACCGTTGTTATTGTAAAGAAGGGTGATAAGTTAGCTGGTTTGGTTGTTGATAATCTAATCGGTCAATTAGAAATTGTTATTAAGTCCATCGGTAAGTATATCAATAACAGCAAGATGATTAGCGGTGCAACTATTTTAGGTGACGGTGAGATTGCGCTAATTCTTGACGTTAACGCTTTGGTATAG
- a CDS encoding MinD/ParA family protein, translating to MDQAEQLRKLVKQQNEQKACSRVITITSGKGGVGKSSTSVNLAVEMTRLGKRVIIFDADFGLANIEVMFGVRPKYNLADLMFHGKDLKDIVTQGPEGIGFISGGSGIQELTRLTREQIIYLSNKLVELDEMADIIIIDTGAGISDNVLEFVTASSEVFLVTTPEPTSITDAYALLKTLNKKEDFSKEDTKVKIISNRVSNEIEGNDIYEKLSTVVDKFLNFQIDHLGNIPQDPLAIKAVLQQKPVTMIYQNSPSAYAYRTIAAKVCNEELTVPEQKKGISQLFSSLIKSKYLLRKRY from the coding sequence ATGGATCAAGCAGAACAATTACGAAAACTAGTGAAACAACAAAATGAGCAAAAAGCGTGTTCAAGAGTCATTACAATCACTAGTGGTAAGGGCGGAGTTGGAAAATCAAGTACATCGGTAAATCTAGCAGTTGAGATGACAAGACTTGGTAAAAGGGTTATTATATTTGATGCTGACTTTGGCCTTGCCAATATTGAGGTTATGTTTGGCGTACGTCCAAAGTATAACTTGGCAGATTTAATGTTTCATGGAAAAGATTTAAAAGACATTGTGACGCAAGGTCCGGAAGGAATCGGATTTATTTCAGGCGGTTCTGGAATACAAGAACTGACAAGGCTAACAAGAGAGCAAATTATTTATTTGTCTAATAAACTAGTCGAACTTGACGAAATGGCAGATATTATTATTATAGATACAGGTGCAGGAATATCAGACAATGTATTAGAATTTGTAACAGCTTCTTCCGAGGTGTTTTTAGTAACAACGCCAGAGCCTACTTCAATTACTGACGCATATGCTCTGTTAAAAACACTAAACAAAAAAGAAGATTTTTCAAAAGAAGATACGAAAGTAAAAATTATATCAAATCGCGTTTCGAATGAAATCGAAGGAAATGATATTTATGAGAAGCTAAGCACTGTAGTGGATAAATTTTTGAACTTTCAAATAGATCATTTAGGAAATATACCACAGGACCCTTTAGCAATAAAGGCAGTATTACAACAAAAACCTGTGACTATGATTTATCAAAATTCACCTTCTGCGTATGCATATAGAACAATTGCTGCAAAAGTATGTAATGAAGAATTAACTGTTCCAGAACAAAAAAAGGGAATATCACAGTTATTTTCAAGTTTGATAAAATCTAAGTATTTATTGAGAAAACGTTATTAG
- a CDS encoding protein-glutamate methylesterase/protein-glutamine glutaminase has product MKKNILVVDDSALMRRLISDIIESDERFKISDIASNGLEAFDLVTLHPQKYDAILLDINMPKMSGIEFLEQLNKLHIKHKIIMVSTLAKEGAKETIRCLELGAFDFVTKPESYIEAKNNSFRDRILQTLCLALNLNYQKIESQIKGDLKTSDNVKVATTRELKELTVKPVKRKPFVKGVESSKKIVALACSTGGPKALQHVIPLLPENLDAPVIVVQHMPEGFTNSLASRLDEMSKIRVKEAEHGELIEKGTVYIAKGGRQLRLLKKGDAYQLQITQEPPRNGLKPCADIMYESLLDANYEEITCVVLTGMGGDGTYGIKQLNDKKNIYVIAQDEATSTVYGMPKVVKEAGLVDEILSITEVASAITKNVGVQ; this is encoded by the coding sequence ATGAAAAAAAATATTTTAGTTGTTGATGACTCTGCACTTATGAGAAGACTTATATCTGATATAATAGAGTCAGATGAGAGATTTAAGATAAGTGATATTGCATCAAATGGTTTAGAGGCGTTTGATCTTGTTACCTTACATCCACAAAAATACGATGCTATTCTACTTGATATCAATATGCCCAAAATGAGTGGAATTGAATTTTTGGAACAACTGAACAAATTACATATAAAGCACAAGATCATAATGGTAAGTACCTTAGCAAAAGAAGGGGCAAAGGAAACAATACGTTGCTTAGAGTTAGGGGCTTTTGATTTTGTTACAAAACCTGAGAGTTATATAGAAGCTAAGAATAACAGTTTTCGTGATAGAATTCTTCAAACATTATGTCTGGCCCTAAATCTGAATTATCAAAAGATTGAAAGTCAGATCAAAGGAGATTTAAAAACAAGTGATAATGTTAAAGTTGCAACTACAAGAGAATTAAAAGAGCTTACTGTAAAACCTGTAAAAAGGAAGCCTTTTGTAAAAGGTGTGGAAAGTTCAAAGAAGATTGTTGCACTAGCTTGCTCCACAGGAGGCCCAAAGGCGCTACAGCATGTAATTCCATTGTTACCAGAAAATCTTGATGCTCCAGTAATTGTTGTTCAACATATGCCAGAAGGTTTTACCAATTCCTTAGCGTCACGTTTGGACGAAATGAGTAAAATAAGAGTAAAAGAAGCAGAGCATGGGGAATTGATAGAAAAGGGTACCGTATATATTGCAAAAGGTGGAAGACAGCTTCGTTTATTAAAAAAGGGAGATGCTTATCAACTTCAAATCACGCAAGAACCGCCTAGAAATGGTTTAAAGCCATGTGCGGATATAATGTATGAATCTCTTTTGGATGCAAATTATGAAGAAATAACCTGCGTTGTACTTACTGGTATGGGTGGGGATGGCACATATGGCATCAAACAACTGAATGATAAAAAAAATATTTATGTAATAGCACAAGATGAAGCAACATCTACAGTATATGGTATGCCAAAGGTTGTAAAAGAAGCTGGGTTAGTGGATGAAATTCTTTCAATTACTGAGGTTGCAAGCGCTATTACTAAGAATGTAGGGGTGCAATAA